The following coding sequences are from one Gemmatimonadales bacterium window:
- a CDS encoding serine/threonine protein kinase — translation MASRDRFQRLRDLFEQALERPVAERADFLASAAGGDSDLIREVEALLAEATDPNNTFLEPPTSARIARVFEDSSGTLIGDQIGPYQLTRLIGFGGMGAVYEAHRVDDQFRKRVAIKLVRRGLETELTMRRFRQERQILATLDHRNIAALLDGGVTDDGRPYFVMEYIEGQPIARYCNERRLAPRDRLALFRQVCTAVDHAHRNLVVHRDLKPGNILVASDGTVKLLDFGIAKILGDEDDPEQAPLTRGGMRALTPEYASPEMVAGRPLSVATDIYSLGVVLFELLTGQRPFRFDDLTLASVERVILEAPAPAPSAAATEVHAANSDQRSLAALRRALSGEVDAIVLTALRKEPERRYRSVDALSEDIKRLLDGLPVTAERDWVGYRARKFVTRHRIPVGIASLLLVSLIGGIVISTAQARRADRERRRAELVSGYLGSMLAAPNPAAHGRDITVAEVLDTAAAQARRDLAGEPEVEALVQTTLGHTYHSLGRYEASETAFQAALEARHRARSTPEEIATALMNLGSAALRNARLDRADSLLRVALNIHNRNRRGSDSTRAAILDNLGAVAEEAGHVDSSEQYHREALSIRRRLFPGDHDLVARTINNVAVALGMQGQFAPAESLHREAAEMLVRIHGEYHPSAATVLNTLATILDFQGKDEAETLYRRVIAIRSKVLGTNHPDYAWTLSNYAAWLLNHDRPGDALPLSREIIALRGKGLDDTHPVLASAYISLGRSLVGVGQFGPAEAAVKESIALRRATLPHDHWTIASSQVALAEVYLADGRAGRAEPLLRTALTRLRATVGPDHPRTRTAEQLLANIRASAQ, via the coding sequence ATGGCTAGCAGAGATCGGTTCCAACGGCTTCGCGATCTGTTCGAACAGGCGCTCGAGCGACCGGTCGCTGAGCGAGCCGACTTCCTCGCGTCCGCGGCCGGTGGGGACTCCGACCTGATCCGAGAAGTCGAGGCCCTGCTGGCCGAGGCGACCGACCCCAACAATACGTTTCTCGAACCGCCGACGAGCGCTCGGATTGCCCGGGTGTTCGAGGACTCGTCGGGGACGCTCATCGGCGACCAGATCGGCCCTTACCAGCTGACACGGCTGATCGGATTCGGCGGTATGGGAGCCGTCTATGAGGCCCATCGCGTCGACGACCAGTTTCGGAAGCGGGTCGCGATCAAGCTGGTGCGTCGCGGGCTCGAGACCGAGCTGACGATGCGCAGGTTCCGACAGGAGCGCCAGATACTCGCCACACTCGACCATCGCAACATTGCCGCCCTGCTGGACGGTGGCGTGACCGACGACGGTCGACCGTACTTCGTAATGGAGTACATCGAGGGTCAGCCGATTGCGCGGTACTGCAACGAGCGGCGTCTCGCCCCGCGGGATCGCCTCGCGTTGTTCCGACAGGTGTGCACGGCCGTCGACCACGCCCATCGGAACCTGGTGGTGCACCGCGACCTCAAGCCAGGCAACATTCTGGTGGCCAGCGATGGCACCGTCAAGCTGCTCGACTTCGGTATTGCCAAGATTCTGGGCGACGAGGATGATCCGGAGCAGGCGCCGCTGACCCGTGGTGGCATGCGAGCACTGACACCGGAGTACGCCAGCCCGGAAATGGTGGCGGGTCGCCCGCTATCTGTCGCGACCGACATCTACTCCCTGGGCGTCGTGCTGTTCGAGCTGCTGACCGGCCAGCGACCGTTCCGGTTCGACGACCTCACGCTCGCCAGTGTCGAGCGCGTCATCCTGGAGGCGCCGGCCCCGGCGCCGAGCGCCGCCGCAACCGAAGTTCACGCCGCGAACTCGGACCAGCGAAGCCTTGCCGCGCTCCGCCGGGCCCTGAGCGGCGAAGTCGACGCCATCGTACTGACAGCGCTCCGCAAAGAGCCGGAGCGCCGTTACCGATCCGTCGATGCCTTGTCGGAGGACATCAAGCGCCTCCTCGACGGGCTCCCGGTCACGGCCGAGCGCGACTGGGTCGGCTACCGGGCCCGTAAGTTCGTCACGCGGCACCGGATCCCGGTCGGCATCGCGTCGCTGCTGCTCGTCTCGCTAATCGGAGGCATCGTGATCAGCACCGCTCAGGCTCGCCGGGCCGACCGCGAGCGGCGCCGCGCGGAGCTGGTGTCCGGCTACCTGGGTTCGATGCTCGCGGCTCCCAACCCCGCCGCTCATGGCCGCGACATCACCGTCGCCGAAGTTCTCGATACGGCCGCTGCGCAAGCGCGCCGCGATCTCGCCGGAGAGCCTGAAGTGGAAGCGCTGGTTCAGACCACCCTCGGCCACACCTATCACAGCCTCGGCCGGTACGAAGCGAGCGAGACAGCGTTTCAGGCCGCGCTGGAGGCCAGGCACCGCGCCCGGAGCACCCCGGAGGAGATTGCGACTGCCCTGATGAACCTCGGCTCGGCTGCGCTGCGCAATGCCCGGCTCGATCGGGCCGACTCGCTGCTTCGGGTGGCCCTGAACATTCACAACCGGAATCGCCGCGGCAGTGACAGTACCCGCGCGGCGATCCTCGACAACCTCGGTGCCGTTGCCGAGGAGGCGGGGCACGTCGATTCCTCGGAGCAGTACCATCGCGAGGCTCTGTCGATTCGGCGCCGGCTCTTCCCGGGCGATCACGACCTGGTGGCGCGGACCATCAACAACGTGGCAGTCGCGCTCGGTATGCAAGGGCAGTTCGCGCCAGCCGAATCGCTGCACCGTGAAGCGGCCGAGATGCTGGTGAGGATCCACGGCGAGTATCATCCGTCCGCCGCGACAGTGCTCAACACCCTGGCGACCATTCTCGACTTCCAGGGCAAGGACGAAGCCGAGACGCTTTACCGTCGTGTCATTGCGATTCGATCGAAGGTGCTGGGCACCAATCACCCGGACTACGCCTGGACCCTCTCGAACTACGCGGCCTGGCTGCTCAATCACGACCGACCCGGCGACGCGCTGCCGTTGTCACGCGAGATCATCGCGCTGCGCGGCAAGGGCCTCGACGACACGCACCCGGTTCTGGCCAGTGCGTATATCTCCCTGGGACGCTCCCTGGTGGGCGTCGGTCAGTTCGGACCGGCCGAAGCGGCGGTCAAGGAGAGCATCGCGCTGCGACGCGCCACCCTGCCCCACGATCACTGGACCATCGCATCGAGTCAGGTCGCGCTAGCCGAGGTGTATCTCGCCGACGGGCGGGCCGGACGGGCGGAGCCGCTGCTCAGAACGGCCCTGACGCGCCTCCGCGCAACCGTCGGCCCGGACCACCCCCGCACCCGCACCGCCGAGCAGCTTCTCGCGAACATCCGCGCGTCTGCGCAGTGA
- a CDS encoding serine/threonine-protein phosphatase: MRGAVATDRGRVRPTNQDAIALFNPSDPTVRARDGVVLVVADGMGGHAGGDIASRVAVETVIGSYAADNQDPGAALVRAVRAANAAIYSESARSPHHIGMGTTCTAVLFRQGFAYCAHVGDSRLYLIRDGIAMQMTDDHNAVFDRVRRGTLDRDSARHHPDRHLLVRSLGTRPEVRIDAWPAPLFVRLDDRFVVSSDGLHDLVSDDELTDIVTSGPPEVACQRLIEAALSRGGPDNISAGVIHVSR; the protein is encoded by the coding sequence ATGCGGGGTGCCGTCGCTACCGACCGAGGGCGGGTTCGACCAACCAATCAGGACGCCATAGCCCTCTTCAACCCCTCGGATCCGACCGTCCGGGCGCGTGACGGGGTGGTCCTGGTGGTGGCGGACGGCATGGGGGGCCACGCCGGGGGAGACATTGCCAGTCGGGTGGCAGTGGAAACCGTGATCGGGAGCTATGCGGCCGACAATCAGGACCCGGGAGCGGCACTGGTCCGAGCCGTCCGAGCCGCCAACGCCGCCATCTACAGCGAAAGCGCCCGCAGCCCCCACCACATCGGCATGGGAACGACCTGTACGGCCGTACTGTTCCGACAAGGCTTTGCCTACTGTGCCCACGTCGGCGACAGCCGGCTCTACCTGATCCGCGATGGCATCGCGATGCAGATGACCGACGACCACAACGCGGTGTTCGACCGGGTCAGACGCGGAACCCTCGATCGGGACAGCGCCCGTCATCACCCTGACCGCCACCTGCTCGTCAGATCGCTCGGCACCCGCCCGGAAGTCCGAATCGACGCCTGGCCGGCACCCCTGTTCGTCCGGCTCGATGACCGATTCGTCGTGTCCTCGGATGGCCTGCACGACCTGGTCTCGGACGACGAGCTGACGGACATCGTCACCTCTGGCCCGCCCGAAGTGGCTTGCCAGCGCCTCATCGAAGCGGCGTTGTCCCGTGGTGGACCTGACAATATCTCGGCAGGCGTGATTCACGTCAGTCGCTGA
- a CDS encoding nuclear transport factor 2 family protein: MSEIFRRLLLPSALTCAAFAAPLSAQTEDARAAVVVVERMFDALARGDTAGMRATFVPEGRVVQTGTREGQPFYRVNSIDDFLRSIGSAAGRKLEEKIFEVESRVEDNLAVVWSRYDFFVNGAKSHCGVDSYQLVRVGAEWKLLHIVDTQQRPCPTP, encoded by the coding sequence ATGAGCGAAATCTTTCGCCGTCTCCTGCTGCCAAGTGCCCTGACCTGCGCCGCGTTCGCGGCACCCCTCTCCGCTCAGACCGAGGACGCGCGTGCCGCGGTCGTCGTGGTCGAGCGGATGTTCGACGCCCTGGCCCGCGGGGATACCGCTGGGATGCGCGCGACCTTCGTTCCTGAAGGGCGCGTGGTCCAAACCGGCACGCGTGAAGGACAGCCGTTCTACCGGGTCAACAGTATCGACGACTTCCTCCGGTCGATCGGTTCGGCCGCCGGGCGGAAGCTCGAGGAGAAGATTTTCGAGGTGGAGTCGCGCGTCGAGGACAATCTTGCCGTGGTTTGGTCACGTTACGACTTCTTTGTCAACGGCGCCAAATCGCATTGCGGAGTCGACAGCTATCAGCTGGTTCGAGTCGGCGCCGAATGGAAGCTGCTCCACATCGTGGATACCCAGCAGCGTCCCTGCCCTACGCCCTGA
- a CDS encoding DUF4403 family protein produces the protein MRQLATVRRAWCFAGIVLLGCGGDRVMAPPPDELFSETTAEAPPPLPPTIVNVPLLVDLDTAIELLEEALPTRFGNINRKQPIPGNRRASFAFAVRRDPFRVTVSGDTFNIATTIHYQGRGWFKPPIAPEISGSCGIDGQRPRARLAISVRPQIDRDWQLVARPRLSYLGPATRTERDQCEVTFLKLDVTGRVIDAARSAVRAQLPRVATRLATLDVRSEIEKIWNEIQEPIRLTDSVWLLLQPEAVRLGQLSGTRRILGGTIGISAYPKIETGPKPPVALKPLPALGEADSSTGLNLLVQARFEYSLIGASLTEELSGTRIDTPGGTVRIQELAAFGIGGGRLALGVRFGGTTSGLIYFVGTPTYDPATGRVSVPDLDYDASTTPLLVKGLAWLKADQIRDYLRSKATFPSADAMQRLTDLAEQGMNRELTQGVHLNASLASTDVIRILPRRDALYLQGHATGQAALHVTDRFFAKFDEPEDSAAVPDSNPKPPSPTASAPAPSTVAPRTP, from the coding sequence ATGCGGCAGCTTGCGACCGTTCGACGTGCATGGTGCTTCGCCGGCATCGTCCTGTTGGGATGTGGCGGCGATCGTGTCATGGCGCCGCCGCCGGACGAGCTGTTCAGCGAGACGACGGCCGAAGCACCTCCTCCGTTGCCGCCCACGATCGTCAACGTACCCTTGCTGGTCGATCTCGACACCGCGATCGAACTGCTCGAAGAGGCGCTGCCCACCCGGTTCGGTAACATCAATCGCAAACAGCCGATTCCGGGCAACCGCCGGGCCAGCTTTGCGTTTGCGGTGCGTCGAGATCCGTTTCGTGTGACCGTGAGCGGCGACACCTTCAACATCGCCACCACGATCCACTACCAGGGACGAGGCTGGTTCAAACCACCGATTGCTCCGGAGATCAGCGGGTCCTGCGGCATCGATGGGCAGCGTCCCCGCGCCCGGCTGGCCATCTCGGTCCGTCCGCAGATCGATCGCGACTGGCAGCTGGTTGCCCGCCCGCGCCTCAGCTACCTCGGACCGGCAACACGCACCGAGCGTGATCAGTGCGAAGTCACCTTTCTCAAACTCGACGTGACCGGGCGCGTCATCGATGCCGCTCGGAGCGCCGTGCGGGCCCAGCTACCACGAGTCGCGACCAGGCTGGCCACGCTGGATGTGCGCAGCGAGATCGAGAAGATCTGGAACGAAATCCAGGAGCCGATTCGTCTCACCGACAGCGTCTGGCTGCTGCTTCAACCTGAGGCGGTCCGCCTGGGGCAGCTGTCCGGCACTCGCCGAATCCTGGGTGGAACCATCGGCATCAGCGCCTATCCCAAGATCGAAACGGGCCCCAAGCCGCCCGTTGCCCTCAAGCCGCTACCCGCGCTGGGCGAGGCCGATTCGAGCACCGGCCTCAATCTGCTGGTGCAGGCCCGATTCGAGTATTCCCTGATCGGCGCTTCATTGACCGAAGAGTTGTCGGGCACCCGGATCGACACCCCGGGCGGGACGGTCCGGATCCAGGAGTTGGCCGCATTCGGAATCGGGGGCGGACGCCTTGCCCTCGGAGTCAGGTTCGGCGGCACTACATCCGGCCTGATCTACTTCGTCGGCACTCCCACGTACGATCCTGCCACCGGGCGGGTGTCGGTACCTGACCTCGACTACGATGCTTCGACCACGCCGCTCCTGGTCAAGGGCCTCGCCTGGCTGAAAGCCGACCAGATCCGTGATTACCTCCGAAGCAAAGCGACCTTCCCATCGGCCGATGCCATGCAGCGACTGACCGACCTAGCGGAGCAGGGAATGAACCGCGAGCTGACACAGGGCGTCCACCTGAACGCCTCCCTCGCTTCGACCGACGTGATCCGAATCCTGCCTCGGCGCGATGCCTTGTATCTTCAGGGGCACGCAACCGGCCAGGCCGCGCTCCATGTCACTGACCGGTTCTTCGCCAAGTTCGACGAGCCGGAGGACTCTGCGGCTGTCCCGGACTCGAACCCCAAACCGCCATCGCCGACAGCTTCCGCCCCTGCGCCTTCAACCGTCGCACCCAGAACCCCATGA
- the rho gene encoding transcription termination factor Rho — translation MIHGILDLAGRNGGFLRRREDGYQPTNRDVSVSHQIIRRFDLRPGDEITGAASSGGRPTLTSVSTVNGRPVEEAAQRPQWDRLTATHPNRLLRLECALQRRGQPDLTTRVIDLLSPLGLGQRALIVAPAKAGKTMVLQAIAQGVSVNHPSATLFILLVDERPEEVFEMESTGYGEVIASTFDHPPARHVACAELILERARRRVEFGEDVVLIVDSLTRLARAYNSVTKGSGRTLSGGVGAESLERPKRFLGSARNVDPRRGGGSLTIIATALIDTGSRMDQLIFEEFKGTGNSELVLNRDMADRRIYPAIDVIASGTRREELLLGEDALAASKALRRQLDGMSPIAAAETTLGLMRRHPDNASLIASLAR, via the coding sequence GTGATCCACGGCATTCTCGATCTCGCCGGCCGAAATGGCGGCTTCCTCCGTCGCAGGGAAGACGGCTATCAGCCGACCAACCGCGACGTTTCCGTCTCTCATCAGATCATCCGTCGATTCGACTTGCGGCCAGGCGACGAGATCACAGGTGCCGCCAGCAGTGGGGGACGCCCCACGCTGACCTCAGTCAGCACAGTCAACGGACGACCGGTGGAAGAGGCGGCGCAGCGCCCGCAATGGGATCGGCTCACGGCGACCCACCCGAACCGGTTGTTGCGTCTGGAGTGCGCGCTCCAGCGACGAGGCCAGCCGGATCTGACCACCAGGGTGATCGACCTGCTGTCGCCGCTTGGCCTCGGTCAGCGGGCGCTGATCGTGGCACCGGCCAAGGCCGGCAAGACAATGGTACTTCAGGCTATCGCGCAGGGAGTCTCAGTCAATCACCCGTCTGCTACGCTGTTCATTCTCCTGGTCGACGAACGCCCCGAGGAGGTGTTCGAGATGGAGAGCACGGGCTATGGCGAGGTGATCGCCTCGACCTTCGACCATCCGCCCGCGCGGCACGTCGCCTGCGCGGAGTTGATTCTCGAGCGGGCCCGTCGGCGGGTGGAGTTCGGCGAGGATGTCGTCCTGATCGTCGATTCGCTGACCCGGTTGGCGCGCGCCTACAACTCGGTCACCAAGGGCAGCGGTCGGACACTCTCGGGCGGCGTCGGCGCCGAGTCGCTCGAGCGACCAAAACGCTTCCTGGGCAGCGCGCGCAACGTCGACCCGCGGCGCGGCGGCGGATCCCTGACCATCATTGCCACCGCCCTGATCGACACGGGCAGCCGGATGGATCAGTTGATCTTCGAAGAGTTCAAGGGCACCGGCAACAGTGAGCTGGTGCTGAACCGAGACATGGCGGACCGGCGGATCTACCCGGCTATCGACGTGATCGCAAGCGGGACCCGACGGGAAGAACTGCTGCTGGGCGAGGACGCGCTCGCCGCTTCGAAAGCGCTGCGGCGGCAACTGGACGGAATGAGTCCGATTGCCGCCGCCGAGACTACCTTGGGCCTGATGCGCCGTCACCCCGATAACGCCTCGCTCATCGCGAGTTTGGCGCGCTGA
- a CDS encoding amidohydrolase, which produces MRRLLLLAALAGCQTAESADLVLTNGVIYTLDTANPRAEAIAIKGDRILAVGTASEIRAHRGSATRVVDLGGAAVFPGWADAHYHLSGVGEREMTLNLEGTDTKEAFLARVKERVERTPAGEWVTGRGWIETFWTPAAFPSRQDLDAIAPNHPVILSRADGHAAVANSKALELAGVTRSTPAPTGGAINKDARGEPTGMLIDAAQRLVYRVVPAQDPSALDSAITIGARRSVELGWTQVQDAGVSWAELGRMRALYGAGKVKLRNYVAIRGPGQDADSLLDRGPSIDEFGGRLTVRTIKAAVDGALGSRGALLLEPYSDDRVTRGLLTTDTAAFRTMLDRALRAGIQVETHAIGDGGNRLVLNAYASALAAVPASDRKVTEPRFRIEHAQIVDPADIPRFKELQVIPSMQPSHAIGDLYFVPARLGSRRLTGAYAWRTFLDLGLPVAGGSDAPVERGEPMIEFYAAVVRRDVRGNAGPDSVWHPEQKVSREEALKMFTTYAAFAAFEEDKRGSITPGKWADLTILDRDIMVIPDRDLLGTRNIMTVIAGEIVYEANR; this is translated from the coding sequence ATGCGTCGCTTGTTGCTCCTTGCCGCTCTCGCCGGCTGTCAGACCGCCGAGTCGGCTGATCTGGTGCTCACCAATGGCGTGATTTACACGCTGGATACCGCGAATCCTCGGGCTGAGGCAATCGCCATCAAAGGCGATCGGATCCTTGCGGTGGGTACGGCCAGCGAAATCCGGGCCCATCGAGGCTCGGCCACGCGGGTGGTTGACCTGGGCGGCGCAGCGGTCTTCCCGGGGTGGGCCGATGCGCACTATCACCTGAGCGGTGTCGGGGAGAGGGAGATGACCCTCAACCTCGAGGGGACCGATACCAAGGAAGCGTTTCTGGCCAGGGTCAAGGAACGGGTCGAACGAACTCCTGCCGGAGAATGGGTAACCGGACGAGGTTGGATCGAGACGTTCTGGACCCCGGCGGCGTTTCCCAGCCGTCAGGATCTCGACGCGATCGCCCCCAATCACCCCGTCATCCTGAGCCGGGCCGATGGGCACGCGGCAGTCGCCAACAGCAAGGCGCTGGAACTGGCGGGTGTAACCCGCAGTACTCCGGCCCCGACCGGCGGCGCCATCAACAAGGACGCTCGCGGCGAGCCGACCGGGATGCTGATCGACGCTGCGCAACGGCTCGTCTATCGCGTGGTTCCTGCCCAGGATCCTTCGGCTCTCGACTCCGCGATCACGATTGGAGCCAGGCGGAGCGTCGAGCTGGGCTGGACCCAGGTGCAGGACGCTGGCGTCTCGTGGGCCGAACTGGGTCGGATGCGGGCCCTCTACGGTGCCGGGAAGGTCAAGCTCCGCAACTACGTGGCGATTCGTGGTCCCGGTCAGGATGCCGATTCGCTGCTCGACCGCGGGCCTAGCATCGACGAGTTCGGCGGCCGCCTGACTGTTCGCACCATCAAGGCGGCGGTCGATGGGGCGCTCGGCTCTCGGGGAGCGCTGCTGCTCGAGCCGTATAGTGACGATCGTGTTACCCGCGGACTGCTGACCACCGATACGGCTGCCTTCCGGACCATGCTGGATCGAGCCCTTCGGGCGGGTATCCAGGTCGAGACCCATGCCATCGGCGACGGTGGCAACCGTCTGGTTCTGAATGCCTACGCCAGCGCATTGGCCGCAGTGCCCGCGTCCGATCGCAAGGTGACGGAACCCCGGTTCCGGATCGAGCACGCCCAGATCGTGGACCCGGCTGACATTCCGCGCTTCAAGGAGCTGCAGGTGATTCCCTCGATGCAGCCCTCGCACGCCATCGGAGATCTGTACTTCGTCCCGGCGCGACTGGGCAGTCGGCGCCTGACCGGCGCCTACGCATGGAGGACCTTCCTGGACCTGGGCCTTCCGGTGGCGGGTGGGTCCGACGCGCCCGTCGAACGGGGCGAGCCCATGATCGAGTTCTATGCAGCGGTCGTTCGCCGCGATGTTCGTGGTAACGCGGGTCCCGATTCAGTCTGGCATCCGGAACAGAAAGTCAGCCGCGAGGAAGCGCTCAAGATGTTCACGACCTATGCGGCCTTCGCCGCGTTCGAAGAGGATAAGCGCGGCTCGATAACGCCGGGGAAGTGGGCCGATCTGACGATCCTCGACCGTGACATCATGGTCATCCCTGATCGGGACCTTCTCGGAACCCGGAACATCATGACCGTCATCGCGGGCGAGATCGTCTACGAGGCCAACAGATAA
- a CDS encoding S9 family peptidase has protein sequence MFESGFRASLALGVVGAVATVGALSGQARRPMTFMDMQRMNQVNETALSPDGRWMLYTLSAPDWKEARRFTDIWIVSTATGTSSARQLTFTRDKNETDPQWARDGSFFVFSSNRDGVGPAAPAQLYAMRADGGEARRITDAKDGVSQFTFTKDGKRLVFAAGKADERQLWSLDVTALAAGREVAPVQLTKRATPIGWWQVADDSRQIFFVSPDTVDADGKARMEKRFDVRIRNENPAIRHLWVLDLDGHRERRLSGGRDFSVASVSISPDGKWAGVRGSPDDRYRRTVTESGTYDDLYLIEVASGGVERITNNAEAGESNILFSPDSRWMAFSAPNDFVYARDPKLYLRATTDRGGSLRKLGADFDGPLSAGWWAPDGRSILFTTGAKATMHTFSVDVASGRVSQVTTGAATVMASRDEASGLLLVSYTDPVTAPSIYLARSEADLANRNTWVRLTNVNPELEALALGSSEEITWKSRDGRLIGGVLVKPVGYQEGRRYPLVVQIHGGPAAADLLRFNTGYGSQVYAGAGYAVLLPNYRGSSNYGERHRMETAGVGRYFRRGYEDIMTGVDHLIAQGLVHPDSLGAMGWSAGGHYSNWIMTQTNRFKAISSGAGTMNWISMYAQSDIQRNRQWYMGGDLPYDNFEAYWTVSPLRYIKNARTPTLIHVVDGDPRVPRAQSDELHMALRQLGVPVEYFVYPGDTHGITAPRNQLVKAVSEFQWFEKWIRGKDWFTWRQLLETLEEPAAGPAVSAPNSR, from the coding sequence GTGTTTGAGTCAGGGTTTCGCGCCTCGTTGGCGCTCGGAGTGGTCGGTGCGGTTGCGACAGTCGGCGCCTTGTCGGGACAGGCCAGGCGGCCGATGACGTTCATGGACATGCAGCGAATGAATCAGGTCAACGAGACCGCGCTGTCGCCTGATGGTCGCTGGATGCTGTACACCCTGTCAGCGCCCGATTGGAAAGAGGCGCGCCGGTTCACCGATATCTGGATCGTTTCGACCGCGACCGGGACGTCGTCGGCACGCCAGTTGACCTTTACCCGCGATAAGAACGAGACCGACCCCCAATGGGCGCGGGACGGCTCGTTCTTTGTGTTCAGCTCGAATCGCGACGGTGTGGGTCCTGCTGCCCCTGCGCAGCTCTACGCCATGCGAGCCGACGGTGGCGAGGCGCGCCGGATTACGGACGCCAAAGATGGCGTGAGTCAGTTCACCTTCACCAAGGACGGCAAGCGTCTCGTCTTCGCGGCCGGCAAGGCCGACGAGCGGCAGCTCTGGTCGCTCGACGTGACTGCGCTGGCGGCCGGCCGTGAGGTTGCCCCGGTCCAACTGACGAAGCGCGCCACGCCGATCGGCTGGTGGCAGGTGGCGGATGACAGCCGCCAGATCTTCTTTGTCTCGCCTGACACGGTCGATGCGGACGGCAAGGCACGGATGGAGAAGCGCTTCGATGTCCGGATCCGGAACGAGAATCCGGCCATCCGTCACCTCTGGGTCCTCGACCTCGATGGTCATCGGGAACGCCGGCTCAGCGGCGGCCGCGATTTCAGCGTGGCCAGCGTGTCGATCTCTCCTGACGGCAAGTGGGCCGGCGTGCGCGGCTCGCCGGACGATCGTTACCGTCGGACCGTGACCGAGTCCGGAACCTACGACGATCTTTACCTCATCGAGGTCGCCAGCGGCGGGGTCGAGCGGATTACCAACAACGCCGAAGCGGGCGAGTCGAACATCCTCTTCTCGCCCGACAGTCGGTGGATGGCGTTCTCGGCGCCCAACGACTTCGTGTACGCCCGCGATCCGAAGCTCTACCTCCGCGCCACCACGGACCGTGGCGGGTCGCTGCGCAAGCTCGGCGCGGACTTCGATGGCCCGCTATCGGCGGGGTGGTGGGCTCCGGACGGCCGGTCGATCCTCTTCACGACCGGCGCCAAAGCCACCATGCATACTTTTTCTGTCGACGTTGCCTCGGGTCGGGTGTCCCAGGTCACCACCGGGGCTGCGACCGTGATGGCATCTCGTGACGAGGCCTCGGGGCTGCTTCTCGTCAGCTATACGGACCCCGTCACCGCGCCGTCGATCTACCTGGCCCGATCCGAGGCGGACCTGGCCAACCGGAATACCTGGGTCCGCCTTACCAACGTCAATCCCGAACTCGAAGCGCTCGCCCTCGGCAGCTCCGAAGAGATTACCTGGAAGTCACGCGATGGGCGGCTCATCGGCGGGGTGCTGGTCAAGCCGGTCGGGTATCAGGAAGGTCGGCGGTATCCACTGGTGGTGCAGATCCACGGGGGCCCGGCCGCGGCCGACCTGCTTCGCTTCAACACAGGCTACGGGTCGCAGGTGTATGCCGGGGCCGGCTACGCAGTTCTCCTGCCGAACTACCGAGGCTCCTCGAACTATGGTGAGCGGCACCGGATGGAGACCGCCGGCGTGGGCCGCTACTTCCGCCGCGGTTACGAGGATATCATGACCGGCGTCGATCATCTGATCGCTCAGGGTCTGGTGCACCCGGACAGTCTCGGCGCCATGGGTTGGAGTGCGGGCGGGCACTACTCCAACTGGATCATGACCCAGACCAATCGGTTCAAGGCCATCTCCAGCGGTGCCGGCACCATGAACTGGATTTCGATGTATGCGCAGAGCGATATCCAGCGGAACCGTCAGTGGTACATGGGTGGCGACCTTCCCTACGACAACTTCGAAGCGTACTGGACCGTCTCGCCGCTCCGATACATCAAGAACGCCAGGACGCCGACCCTGATCCATGTCGTCGACGGCGATCCGCGGGTGCCTCGGGCCCAGTCGGACGAGTTGCACATGGCGCTGCGCCAGCTGGGCGTGCCGGTCGAGTACTTCGTCTATCCGGGCGACACCCACGGCATCACCGCGCCGCGCAACCAGCTGGTCAAGGCGGTCTCGGAGTTCCAGTGGTTCGAAAAGTGGATTCGGGGCAAGGACTGGTTTACCTGGCGCCAGCTCCTCGAGACGCTCGAGGAGCCGGCGGCCGGCCCGGCGGTCAGCGCGCCAAACTCGCGATGA